The Solibacillus sp. FSL R7-0682 genome includes a window with the following:
- a CDS encoding diacylglycerol kinase, translating to MKRARIIYNPTSGREIFKKHLPEVLEKLEIAGYEASCHATTGEGDATKAAIEAVRREFDIVIAVGGDGTLNEVVTGISQCENRPKLGLIPMGTTNDFARAVRIPRKIEEALEIIIAGDTIPVDVGLLNEERYFINIAAGGRITELTYEVPSKLKTVLGQLAYYLKAIEMIPSIKATHLKIQMDEEEFDGNAMMFLCGLTNSVGGFEKIAPDASINDGLFTVMILKECNIADFIRIASLALRGEHLNDERVIYRKASRVVVTSDADVHLNLDGEYGGDAPAIFQNLKRHIEVFVPINEIREIDSSLTGSKMPFR from the coding sequence ATGAAAAGAGCGAGAATAATATACAATCCAACATCGGGTCGAGAAATTTTTAAAAAGCATCTTCCAGAAGTACTAGAAAAACTTGAAATAGCAGGCTATGAGGCGTCATGCCATGCAACAACAGGTGAAGGGGATGCAACGAAGGCAGCAATCGAGGCTGTGCGTCGTGAATTTGATATAGTAATCGCAGTTGGTGGAGATGGAACACTAAATGAAGTGGTTACGGGAATAAGTCAATGTGAAAATCGCCCGAAGTTAGGATTAATTCCAATGGGAACGACAAATGACTTTGCACGAGCAGTACGCATACCGCGCAAAATCGAAGAAGCACTAGAGATTATTATTGCAGGGGATACAATTCCAGTCGATGTAGGGCTATTAAATGAAGAACGTTATTTCATAAATATTGCAGCAGGTGGACGTATTACTGAGCTTACATACGAGGTGCCAAGCAAGTTAAAAACGGTGCTAGGTCAGCTTGCGTATTATTTAAAAGCAATTGAAATGATTCCTTCAATTAAAGCAACTCATTTGAAAATTCAAATGGATGAAGAAGAATTTGATGGCAATGCAATGATGTTTTTATGTGGTCTCACGAATTCAGTAGGGGGCTTCGAAAAAATTGCGCCCGATGCATCGATTAATGATGGACTATTTACAGTGATGATTTTAAAGGAATGTAATATTGCAGACTTTATTCGAATCGCATCTCTTGCATTGCGTGGGGAGCATTTAAACGATGAGCGTGTCATCTATCGCAAGGCGAGTCGTGTCGTTGTGACGTCAGATGCGGATGTGCATTTAAATTTAGATGGCGAATATGGTGGCGATGCACCAGCAATCTTCCAAAATTTAAAGCGACATATTGAAGTATTTGTCCCAATTAATGAAATTCGAGAAATTGATTCCTCCTTAACAGGTAGTAAGATGCCCTTCCGCTAA
- a CDS encoding thioredoxin family protein → MKSEQQYFEEGKQIKEYMDNMSQLKELSFSIYNQFVLPEDGAFIEQLKEANVHILAITEDWCGDAMLNNPVIRKVAEAANVEVRAVLRDEDTDLIDRYLTNGGRAIPIYLVLNEAGEVIAKWGPRAPELQQFVTEMRSALPEKENPSFEEAQKAMYDRMRQQYTENPQMWTNVYEDFKKALLESI, encoded by the coding sequence TTTTGAAGAAGGTAAACAAATTAAAGAATATATGGATAATATGTCCCAGTTAAAAGAATTAAGCTTTTCCATTTATAATCAATTTGTTCTTCCAGAAGACGGAGCATTTATTGAGCAGCTAAAGGAGGCCAATGTTCATATTTTAGCGATTACGGAAGACTGGTGTGGCGATGCGATGTTAAACAACCCGGTTATTCGTAAAGTAGCTGAAGCTGCAAATGTTGAAGTACGCGCAGTACTGCGTGATGAAGATACAGATTTAATCGACCGCTACTTGACGAATGGTGGTCGAGCGATTCCAATTTACCTAGTGTTAAATGAAGCGGGGGAAGTAATTGCGAAGTGGGGGCCTCGTGCACCAGAGCTTCAACAATTTGTAACAGAAATGCGCTCGGCTTTACCGGAAAAGGAAAATCCAAGTTTTGAAGAGGCACAAAAAGCGATGTATGATCGCATGCGCCAGCAGTACACAGAAAATCCACAAATGTGGACAAATGTGTATGAGGATTTCAAAAAGGCGCTCTTAGAAAGTATATAA
- a CDS encoding cytochrome ubiquinol oxidase subunit I translates to MINESAVYWSRILTEVTLSFHIIYATIGVGIPIFIMIAQWIGIRNNDEHYILMARRWARGYVITVAVGVVTGTVIGLQLSLLWPNFMQTAGQLIALPLFMETFAFFFEAIFLGIYLYTWDRFENQKKHLLLLIPVAIGASMSALFITILNAFMNAPQGFDIVDGKLINIRPLVAMFNPAMPTKVAHVLVTAYMTCAFILASIAAFRLLRGSNHIYHKKALYLLMKLGFIFSVATVIVGDFSGKYLAEYQPEKLAAAEWHFETGPSASLVLFGILDDGEVKYAIEIPYALSILAFSNPKAEVIGLDQFPVDEHPPYYIHYLFAVMVMIGTFMLVVAFIYLLAIRKGWLFIRTKWFRWIVVAGGPLSIIAIEAGWWLAEVGRQPWVLRGIMRTEQGATTSNYVDLMLVLFSVLYLILAVGSVVTLRRMFKNNPIEKEIAARARKGEGIG, encoded by the coding sequence GTGATTAATGAGTCTGCAGTATATTGGAGCCGCATTTTAACGGAGGTAACGTTATCCTTCCATATCATTTATGCCACAATTGGTGTCGGTATCCCTATTTTTATCATGATTGCACAGTGGATTGGTATACGTAATAATGATGAGCATTATATTTTAATGGCGAGACGCTGGGCAAGAGGCTATGTAATTACAGTAGCAGTAGGTGTTGTAACGGGGACGGTAATCGGTTTGCAACTCTCTCTACTTTGGCCAAACTTTATGCAAACGGCGGGACAGTTAATTGCACTACCTCTGTTTATGGAGACCTTTGCATTTTTCTTTGAAGCAATATTTTTAGGAATATATTTATACACATGGGACCGATTTGAAAATCAAAAGAAGCATTTATTATTATTAATTCCTGTAGCGATTGGCGCATCAATGTCGGCCTTATTTATTACGATTTTAAATGCCTTTATGAACGCACCTCAAGGATTCGATATTGTCGATGGGAAGCTTATTAATATCCGTCCCCTTGTTGCAATGTTTAATCCCGCAATGCCGACAAAGGTTGCGCATGTATTAGTAACGGCCTATATGACATGTGCGTTTATTCTTGCATCAATTGCAGCGTTCCGACTACTCCGTGGATCAAATCATATTTATCATAAAAAGGCGCTCTATTTATTGATGAAACTAGGATTTATTTTTTCAGTAGCGACGGTTATTGTTGGTGATTTTTCAGGAAAGTATCTAGCCGAATATCAACCAGAAAAGCTTGCAGCAGCAGAATGGCATTTTGAAACTGGCCCAAGTGCATCGCTCGTTTTGTTTGGGATATTAGATGATGGTGAAGTGAAGTATGCAATTGAAATTCCTTATGCATTAAGTATATTAGCGTTTTCTAACCCAAAGGCAGAAGTTATTGGACTTGATCAATTTCCCGTAGATGAACACCCACCATACTATATTCATTATTTATTTGCTGTCATGGTGATGATCGGGACGTTCATGTTAGTAGTGGCGTTCATTTATTTACTTGCAATACGAAAAGGCTGGTTGTTTATAAGAACAAAGTGGTTCCGATGGATTGTTGTAGCTGGAGGTCCATTATCCATCATTGCAATTGAAGCGGGCTGGTGGCTTGCGGAGGTTGGTAGACAGCCATGGGTATTGCGCGGTATTATGCGCACGGAACAAGGCGCCACAACGAGTAACTACGTAGATTTGATGCTTGTACTATTTTCTGTATT